A stretch of the Kroppenstedtia eburnea genome encodes the following:
- a CDS encoding ATP-binding protein — translation MHFTKEVHTVKETDQVHLNHLAYLGQIAAGIAHEVRNPLTAVKGFLQLLEEQANPDYIYIAKTELNDALATLDSLLQVAKPDPEGETRQSVSLSVELENVLSLFQNQSYSIDVKKVFNDTDATIYGQKNHIKKALFNLVKNAFESIEGEGTITLRHDSNENYVVVSIEDTGVGIPKDQLSLLGTPFFSTKTEGTGMGMAWVYSVIHEHGGYIQVESEENVGTTFTIVMPNNKVNKKRGVIHLALDYNEGLGIKDFFLENRQAFEKRLLNEAVNVRDKIEEINETGNINLLENAYKLVVFIVEEREHELIRFAQREGVAWAKHSLTLAFKLEWIQAIRRTVWDFLFNFDRLSASFNEREEFYKLEKKINESFDQFLHHFFINYSKFKDELIASQREMVERLSVPIIPITPSTSILPLIGQMDLYRMCTIEDQVMAEVGKSHIQTLIIDLSGIAHMEIDVIQHMLKILDGISMMGCKTVITGMRPEVVKGMIHMGLSFERRAETKGTLQQALLDYIFVETGGQDGNPPLRISG, via the coding sequence ATGCACTTCACCAAAGAAGTTCACACCGTGAAGGAAACCGATCAAGTACACCTGAATCATCTGGCGTATTTGGGTCAAATCGCCGCGGGAATCGCACATGAAGTTCGGAATCCGCTTACGGCGGTCAAAGGGTTTTTGCAATTACTCGAGGAACAGGCAAATCCTGATTACATCTATATTGCCAAAACGGAACTCAACGATGCATTGGCTACCTTGGACAGCTTGTTGCAAGTGGCCAAACCGGATCCGGAAGGTGAGACAAGACAGTCTGTAAGCTTATCCGTTGAGCTCGAAAATGTGCTGTCCCTTTTTCAAAACCAATCTTACAGTATCGATGTGAAAAAAGTGTTTAATGATACAGACGCCACGATCTACGGACAGAAAAATCATATAAAAAAAGCGCTGTTCAATCTGGTCAAAAACGCATTTGAATCGATTGAAGGGGAAGGAACGATCACTCTGCGTCATGATTCCAATGAGAATTATGTAGTGGTTTCCATTGAAGATACCGGTGTGGGAATCCCGAAAGATCAGCTCTCTTTACTGGGAACCCCGTTTTTTTCGACTAAAACAGAAGGAACAGGAATGGGCATGGCCTGGGTTTATTCGGTGATCCATGAGCACGGGGGTTATATCCAAGTGGAGAGCGAAGAGAATGTGGGGACTACCTTCACCATCGTCATGCCAAACAACAAAGTGAACAAAAAACGCGGGGTGATTCATTTGGCATTGGATTACAACGAGGGGTTGGGTATTAAAGACTTCTTTCTGGAAAACAGACAAGCTTTTGAGAAACGGCTTTTAAACGAAGCGGTCAATGTGAGGGACAAGATTGAGGAAATAAACGAAACGGGGAATATCAATTTATTGGAAAACGCTTATAAGCTGGTTGTTTTTATCGTGGAGGAACGGGAGCATGAGTTGATCCGGTTTGCTCAGCGGGAAGGTGTGGCCTGGGCAAAACATTCCCTGACGCTGGCATTTAAACTGGAATGGATTCAAGCGATCCGAAGGACTGTCTGGGATTTTCTGTTCAACTTTGATCGTCTCAGTGCGTCATTCAATGAGAGGGAGGAATTTTATAAACTGGAGAAGAAAATAAACGAATCATTCGACCAATTTTTGCATCACTTCTTTATCAATTATTCCAAGTTCAAAGATGAATTGATCGCGTCCCAGAGGGAAATGGTGGAGAGATTATCCGTTCCCATCATTCCGATCACACCCTCCACATCGATTTTGCCCCTGATCGGACAAATGGATCTTTATCGGATGTGTACCATCGAAGATCAGGTGATGGCGGAAGTGGGAAAATCCCATATTCAAACATTGATCATCGACCTCTCCGGAATTGCCCATATGGAAATCGATGTGATTCAGCATATGCTGAAGATCCTGGACGGGATCTCGATGATGGGCTGTAAAACGGTGATCACCGGGATGCGGCCGGAAGTTGTGAAAGGGATGATCCATATGGGACTCTCCTTTGAACGGAGAGCTGAGACCAAAGGCACATTGCAACAGGCTCTGTTGGATTATATTTTTGTGGAGACAGGTGGCCAGGACGGAAACCCTCCCCTTCGTATCTCGGGGTAA
- a CDS encoding ABC transporter permease produces MIGLTDLLRLVKTEGMKVLDRTRTWVFLMLLVLLSFLFAMGRKWMENTTGWEENMGGFVLDSSSLLFVVQLLTVVIAGEIVSSEFAWGTVKLLLIRPVNRTKVLYSKYMVVLCFSLLCMAVLFLSSMLFGAVLFRVYSPEGMVLLRETGVVYGLRWVEIVMVATMAFMLSTLSRSSSLGVGLSIFLVFAGMMLVEGLKMIGISLGKYLLFANLDLTQYLEGAIPAFSGMTPGFSIGILSVYFLLFHLISWLSFVKRDISI; encoded by the coding sequence GTGATCGGATTGACTGATCTGTTGCGGCTGGTGAAAACCGAGGGGATGAAAGTGTTGGATCGGACCCGCACCTGGGTGTTTCTGATGCTCCTGGTCCTGTTGTCCTTTCTCTTTGCCATGGGCCGGAAGTGGATGGAAAACACCACCGGTTGGGAGGAAAATATGGGGGGATTTGTTCTGGACAGTTCCTCCCTCCTGTTTGTCGTGCAGTTATTGACGGTTGTGATCGCAGGGGAGATCGTGTCCAGCGAATTTGCATGGGGTACGGTGAAGCTGTTGCTGATCCGTCCGGTAAACCGAACGAAGGTCCTGTATTCCAAATATATGGTGGTCTTATGCTTTTCTTTGCTCTGTATGGCGGTGTTGTTCCTGAGTTCGATGTTGTTCGGTGCGGTATTGTTCCGGGTGTACTCCCCGGAGGGGATGGTTCTTCTCCGGGAGACGGGAGTGGTGTATGGATTGCGGTGGGTGGAGATCGTGATGGTGGCCACGATGGCGTTCATGCTTTCCACTCTGTCCCGCAGCTCCTCCCTGGGGGTGGGGCTCTCCATCTTCCTGGTTTTTGCCGGGATGATGCTGGTGGAGGGCTTGAAGATGATCGGGATCAGTCTGGGGAAGTACCTCCTCTTTGCCAATCTGGATCTCACACAATACCTGGAAGGGGCGATCCCGGCTTTTTCCGGGATGACTCCGGGTTTCTCCATCGGGATTCTTTCAGTCTATTTTCTGCTGTTTCATCTGATTTCCTGGCTCTCCTTCGTGAAAAGAGATATATCGATCTGA
- a CDS encoding ABC transporter ATP-binding protein, translating into MDGEPILKVEHVSKKIGDQVLVEDLSFAVFPGEVFGLLGPNGAGKTTLIRMIVGLMSITEGEVWIRGARIRKQFEEAARQVGAIVENPEFYPFLTGYKNLLHFAGMVPGVDRERIDEVVSLVKLKPSIHQPVKTYSLGMRQRLGVAQALLHEPTLLVLDEPTNGLDPAGIRELRQYLRYLAREKGVAVLVSSHLLSEMELMCDRVAILQKGRLVDVRSIGEKGRGELERMVQFEVNQTHDLSSILQELGWSERETEIFSDGWPGRRSPD; encoded by the coding sequence ATGGACGGGGAGCCGATCCTTAAAGTCGAACATGTGAGCAAAAAAATCGGGGATCAAGTGCTGGTGGAGGATCTCTCCTTTGCTGTCTTTCCGGGGGAGGTGTTTGGTCTGCTGGGACCCAACGGTGCGGGGAAGACGACGTTGATCCGGATGATCGTGGGCTTGATGTCGATTACGGAGGGGGAAGTATGGATCCGGGGTGCCCGGATCCGCAAGCAGTTTGAAGAGGCGGCCCGGCAAGTGGGGGCGATCGTGGAGAACCCTGAATTTTACCCCTTTCTTACGGGCTACAAAAACCTGCTCCATTTTGCCGGTATGGTTCCGGGGGTTGACAGGGAGCGGATCGATGAAGTGGTATCCTTGGTAAAGCTGAAACCAAGTATCCATCAACCGGTAAAAACCTACTCTCTGGGCATGCGGCAACGATTGGGAGTGGCTCAGGCGCTCCTGCATGAGCCCACCCTGCTGGTGCTCGATGAACCGACAAACGGTCTCGATCCGGCGGGGATTCGGGAGTTGCGTCAATATCTTCGCTATCTGGCGCGGGAAAAAGGAGTGGCGGTACTGGTTTCCAGCCATCTGTTATCGGAGATGGAACTGATGTGTGACCGGGTGGCGATCCTGCAGAAGGGCCGTCTGGTCGATGTGAGATCCATCGGGGAGAAGGGACGGGGGGAGCTGGAGAGGATGGTTCAATTTGAAGTGAATCAGACCCACGATCTGAGTTCCATCCTGCAGGAGTTGGGATGGAGCGAAAGGGAAACCGAGATATTCTCCGATGGCTGGCCCGGGAGGAGATCGCCCGACTGA
- a CDS encoding c-type cytochrome produces the protein MKGYHFSKRKLLLTLLPLGLLFTGCTGEDTHPPSQPKKEPASAQIPDAYYTSCVNCHGDNLQGGYGPSLEKTGSKYSKKELESILDKGIGKMPAQRQIPKEDREKLAEWLSQLR, from the coding sequence ATGAAAGGGTACCACTTCAGCAAACGCAAACTTCTCCTTACTCTGTTGCCACTCGGTTTGCTCTTCACCGGCTGCACCGGCGAAGACACCCATCCTCCCTCTCAACCCAAGAAAGAGCCTGCCTCCGCTCAAATCCCTGACGCCTATTACACCAGTTGCGTCAACTGCCACGGCGACAACCTCCAGGGCGGATACGGTCCGTCGCTGGAGAAGACCGGGAGCAAATATTCCAAAAAAGAGTTGGAATCCATCCTTGATAAAGGAATCGGCAAGATGCCCGCACAGCGTCAGATTCCGAAAGAAGACCGGGAAAAGTTGGCGGAATGGTTATCCCAACTTCGATAG
- a CDS encoding DUF1232 domain-containing protein, whose product MDEGNQIGKLLRSLLQERSISMRRLSRLTGIDTATISRIANGKQQAKPKHLKLFAKCLDVPLNTLYRAAGYKIDTVKVEQQSDLHASVDMIQEFIGASKGHDLQYTIDRVKQELVVYEQYALTEEGEQMIKKKFHPKVRQVGGAGPFIEQLKQIHAQYSGGDLSSSERAVLGSALLYFILSTDIIPDYIFPIGYLDDAIAVKLVLNRVSNMNKSRDETESVQN is encoded by the coding sequence ATGGATGAGGGAAATCAGATCGGGAAGCTCTTGAGGAGTTTGTTGCAGGAACGTTCGATCTCGATGCGCAGGCTGAGCAGGCTGACGGGGATTGATACGGCAACGATCTCCAGAATCGCAAACGGGAAGCAACAAGCGAAGCCGAAGCACCTGAAGTTGTTTGCCAAATGTCTGGATGTACCTTTGAACACCTTATACCGAGCGGCCGGTTACAAAATAGACACGGTGAAGGTGGAGCAACAGTCGGATCTGCATGCCTCTGTGGATATGATTCAGGAATTTATCGGGGCTTCCAAAGGGCATGATCTGCAATACACGATCGATCGCGTCAAGCAAGAATTGGTGGTTTATGAACAATACGCCCTGACCGAAGAGGGCGAGCAGATGATTAAGAAAAAATTTCACCCCAAAGTCCGGCAAGTGGGTGGGGCAGGTCCGTTTATTGAGCAGTTGAAGCAAATCCATGCACAGTACTCCGGGGGTGATCTTTCCTCTTCGGAACGTGCCGTTCTGGGGAGTGCTTTGTTGTACTTTATTCTGTCCACGGATATTATCCCCGACTATATCTTTCCGATCGGTTATCTGGATGACGCGATCGCGGTGAAGTTGGTTTTAAACCGTGTATCCAATATGAATAAATCCCGGGATGAAACGGAATCGGTCCAAAACTGA